One Primulina huaijiensis isolate GDHJ02 chromosome 8, ASM1229523v2, whole genome shotgun sequence genomic region harbors:
- the LOC140982537 gene encoding glucose-6-phosphate isomerase, cytosolic-like yields the protein MALSALICGTDPWKDLKAHVHDIEKTHLRELMNDVERCQSMMTVFDGILLDYSRQCATLDTLKKLYNLAEAAHLKEKINRMFNGDLINSTENRSVLHVALRAPRDAVINSDGKNVVPDVWKVLDKIKGFSEAIRSGAWVGATGKVLKNVIAIGIGGSFLGPLFVHTALQTDPEAAEFARGRQLRFLANVDPIDIARNIAGLNPETTLVVVVSKTFTTAETMLNARTLREWIITALGPQAVAKHMIAVSTNLTLVEKFGIDPNNAFAFWDWVGGRYSVCSAVGVLPLSLQYGFPVVEKFLKGAWSIDQHFRSAPFEKNLPVLLGLLSVWNVSFLGYPARAILPYSQALEKFAPHIQQVSMESNGKGVSIDGVPLPYEAGEIDFGEPGTNGQHSFYQLIHQGRVVPCDFIGVVKSQQPVYLKGETVSNHDELMSNFFAQPDALAYGKTPEQLLNENVPRHLITHKTFSGNRPSLSLLLPSLNAYNIGQLLGIYEHRIAVEGFVWGINSFDQWGVELGKSLATQVRKQFHASRKKGEPIEGFNFSTTTLLTRYLEASSDAPKEDCTALPKSYL from the exons ATGGCTTTGTCTGCTTTAATATGCGGAACTGATCCGTGGAAGGATTTGAAG GCCCATGTTCACGACATTGAGAAGACTCATTTGCGGGAATTGATGAACGATGTTGAGAGATGCCAGTCCATGATGACAGT TTTTGATGGGATTTTGTTGGATTACTCGAGGCAATGCGCCACTCTTGACACCCTGAAGAAGCTCTACAACTTAGCTGAG GCAGCACATTTGAAAGAAAAGATCAACCGGATGTTCAATGGAGATCTT ATAAACAGCACTGAGAATAGATCTGTTCTTCACGTAGCACTTCGTGCTCCCCGAGATGCAGTCATAAATAGTGATGGTAAGAACGTTGTCCCAGATGTTTGGAAAGTCCTTGATAAGATCAAGGGCTTCTCTGAGGCAATTCGCAGTGGTGCCTGG GTTGGAGCGACAGGGAAAGTATTGAAAAATGTCATAGCAATTGGGATTGGAGGCAGTTTCCTCGGACCACTGTTTGTGCATACTGCACTTCAAACAG ATCCTGAAGCTGCTGAATTTGCAAGAGGCCGCCAGCTGCGCTT CCTCGCAAATGTTGATCCAATTGACATCGCACGAAATATAGCAGGCTTGAACCCTGAAACAACTTTAG TTGTTGTGGTCTCAAAGACTTTCACCACGGCTGAGACCATGTTGAATGCTCGAACTCTGAGAGAGTGGATCATAACTGCATTGGG GCCACAAGCAGTGGCAAAGCATATGATTGCTGTCAGTACCAACCTAACG CTTGTTGAAAAATTCGGCATTGACCCAAATAATGCTTTTGCATTCTGGGATTGGGTGGGAGGACGTTATAGTG TTTGCAGCGCTGTTGGAGTGTTGCCTCTTTCTCTGCAATATGGTTTTCCAGTGGTTGAAAA ATTTCTGAAGGGAGCTTGGAGCATTGACCAACATTTCCGTTCAGCTCCCTTCGAGAAAAACTTACCT GTTCTGTTAGGCTTATTGAGCGTTTGGAATGTTTCATTCCTTGGATATCCTGCAAGA GCAATTTTGCCTTATTCTCAAGCACTGGAAAAATTTGCACCACATATCCAGCAG GTTAGTATGGAGAGTAATGGGAAAGGGGTGTCAATTGATGGTGTGCCCCTTCCATATGAAGCAGGTGAAATTGATTTTGGTGAACCAGGAACAAATGGACAACATAGCTTTTACCAACTAATTCACCAG GGTCGCGTTGTTCCATGTGATTTTATTGGTGTGGTTAAGAGTCAACAACCTGTTTACCTGAAAG GTGAAACAGTTAGTAACCATGATGAGCTCATGTCAAACTTCTTTGCCCAACCAGATGCGCTCGCATATGGAAAG ACCCCAGAACAGCTGTTAAATGAGAATGTTCCTCGCCATCTCATAACTCACAAG ACTTTCTCCGGGAATCGCCCTTCTCTCAGCCTTCTACTTCCTTCCCTGAATGCTTACAACATTGGACAG CTATTGGGGATTTATGAACACAGAATTGCTGTTGAAGGATTTGTGTGGGGTATCAATTCTTTTGACCAGTGGGGAGTGGAACTGGGAAAA TCACTGGCTACTCAAGTTAGAAAGCAGTTCCATGCATCTCGAAAGAAAGGTGAACCGATCGAAGGCTTTAATTTCAGTACTACAACTTTGCTTACGAGATATCTAGAG